From Ancylobacter pratisalsi, one genomic window encodes:
- the leuS gene encoding leucine--tRNA ligase, translated as MSTERYNAREAEPRWQKIWDERGIYRTRNDDPRPKYYVLEMFPYPSGRIHIGHGRNYVMGDVVARFKRMKGFNVLHPMGWDAFGLPAENAAIERNTHPGIWTYENIATMREQLKLLGLSLDWSREIASCDPSYYGEQQRIFLEFLAGGFAYRRESEVNWDPVDNTVLANEQVIDGRGWRSGALVERRKLAQWFFRISDASEELLAGLDTLERWPDKVRLMQRNWIGRSEGLHVRFALENPLPELGSEIKVYTTRPDTLFGASFLALSPGHPLTEALAARTPALKAFVDECRRGGTSTAEIETQEKMGYDTGLTVRHPLGGAHLPVYVANFVLMEYGTGAIFGCPAHDQRDHDFASKYRLPIIPVVLPPDVDPATFSVAEAPYEGDGTLYNSRFLDGLSVPAAKEAVALRLENEILGPAPVGERAVNYRLRDWGISRQRYWGCPIPIIHCESCGPVPVPQDQLPVRLPEDVTFDQPGNPLDRHPTWKHVDCPRCGSAARRETDTMDTFVDSSWYFARFASEPGTAPLQKDAADAWLPVDQYIGGIEHAILHLLYARFFTRTLKKMGRVSVAEPFAGLFTQGMVVHETYKDTAGKWLFPEEVEKRPDGTAVRVGTDEPVTVGAPEKMSKSKRNVVPPEIVADTYGVDCARWFMLADTPPERDSEWTSAGIEGAWRFVQRIWRLVGDAAALAPNEVATPDHFGNESIALRRGAHKLAAQVEDDVERLRFNVAVARVHAFANQFGDALAAARKGEVTPDVGFALREAAVFLVSAVAPMVPHLAEECWTVLGQPGLAAEAGWPAVDPALLADDTVTLPIQINGKRRADITVPAGASPAEVESAVLALDAVVKALDGRAPKRIIVVPQRIVNVVV; from the coding sequence ATGAGCACCGAGCGCTACAACGCCCGCGAGGCCGAGCCCCGCTGGCAAAAGATCTGGGACGAGCGCGGCATTTATCGTACCCGCAACGACGATCCCCGGCCCAAATACTACGTGCTCGAGATGTTCCCCTATCCGTCGGGACGCATCCATATCGGCCACGGTCGCAACTACGTCATGGGCGACGTGGTGGCGCGCTTCAAGCGGATGAAGGGCTTCAACGTCCTGCACCCGATGGGCTGGGACGCGTTCGGCCTGCCGGCCGAAAACGCCGCCATCGAGCGCAACACCCATCCCGGCATCTGGACCTACGAGAACATCGCCACGATGCGCGAGCAGCTCAAGCTGCTCGGCCTGTCGCTGGACTGGTCGCGCGAGATCGCCAGTTGCGATCCCTCCTATTACGGGGAGCAGCAGCGCATCTTCCTGGAGTTCCTCGCCGGCGGCTTCGCCTATCGTCGCGAGAGCGAGGTGAACTGGGACCCGGTCGACAACACCGTGCTCGCCAACGAGCAGGTGATCGACGGGCGCGGCTGGCGCTCCGGCGCGCTGGTTGAGCGGCGCAAGCTCGCGCAGTGGTTCTTCCGCATTTCCGATGCCTCCGAGGAACTGCTCGCCGGCCTCGACACGCTGGAGCGCTGGCCCGACAAGGTGCGCCTGATGCAGCGCAACTGGATCGGGCGGTCCGAGGGCCTCCATGTGCGCTTTGCGCTGGAGAACCCGCTCCCCGAACTGGGGTCGGAGATCAAGGTCTACACCACACGCCCGGACACGCTGTTCGGCGCCTCCTTCCTCGCCCTCTCGCCCGGCCACCCGCTCACCGAAGCGCTCGCGGCCAGGACTCCGGCTCTGAAGGCCTTCGTCGACGAATGCCGGCGCGGGGGCACCTCCACGGCGGAGATCGAGACCCAGGAGAAGATGGGCTACGACACCGGCCTCACGGTGCGCCATCCGCTCGGCGGGGCGCATCTGCCGGTCTATGTCGCCAATTTCGTGCTGATGGAATACGGCACCGGCGCGATCTTCGGCTGCCCGGCCCACGACCAGCGCGACCACGACTTCGCCAGCAAGTACCGCCTGCCGATCATCCCGGTCGTGCTGCCGCCGGATGTCGATCCCGCGACCTTCTCCGTCGCCGAAGCGCCCTATGAGGGCGACGGCACGCTGTATAATTCCCGCTTCCTCGATGGCCTTTCGGTGCCGGCCGCCAAGGAAGCGGTTGCGCTCCGGCTGGAGAACGAGATCCTCGGTCCGGCGCCGGTCGGGGAGCGCGCGGTGAACTACCGCCTGCGCGACTGGGGCATTTCGCGCCAGCGCTACTGGGGCTGCCCGATCCCGATCATCCATTGCGAATCCTGCGGCCCGGTGCCGGTGCCGCAGGACCAGCTGCCCGTGCGCCTGCCGGAAGACGTCACCTTCGACCAGCCGGGCAACCCGCTGGACCGTCATCCGACCTGGAAGCATGTGGACTGCCCGCGCTGCGGAAGCGCGGCGCGGCGCGAAACCGACACCATGGACACCTTCGTGGACTCGTCCTGGTACTTCGCCCGGTTCGCGTCCGAGCCCGGCACCGCGCCGCTGCAGAAGGACGCCGCTGACGCCTGGCTGCCGGTTGACCAGTACATCGGCGGTATCGAGCACGCGATCCTGCATCTGCTCTATGCGCGCTTCTTCACCCGGACGTTGAAGAAGATGGGCCGCGTCTCGGTGGCCGAGCCCTTCGCAGGCCTGTTCACGCAGGGCATGGTGGTCCACGAGACCTACAAGGATACGGCCGGCAAGTGGCTGTTCCCCGAAGAGGTCGAGAAGCGCCCCGACGGCACCGCCGTCCGGGTGGGCACCGACGAGCCGGTCACCGTCGGCGCCCCGGAGAAGATGTCGAAGTCCAAGCGGAACGTGGTGCCGCCGGAGATCGTTGCCGACACCTATGGCGTCGACTGCGCGCGCTGGTTCATGCTGGCCGACACGCCGCCCGAGCGCGACAGCGAATGGACCAGCGCCGGCATCGAGGGCGCCTGGCGCTTTGTCCAGCGCATCTGGCGCCTGGTGGGCGATGCCGCAGCCCTGGCGCCGAACGAGGTCGCCACCCCCGATCATTTCGGTAACGAATCGATCGCGCTTCGCCGCGGGGCGCACAAGCTTGCGGCCCAGGTCGAGGACGACGTCGAGCGCCTTCGCTTCAACGTCGCGGTGGCGCGGGTTCACGCCTTCGCCAACCAGTTCGGCGACGCCCTTGCCGCCGCCCGCAAGGGCGAGGTCACGCCCGATGTCGGCTTTGCCCTGCGCGAGGCGGCGGTGTTCCTGGTGTCGGCCGTCGCCCCCATGGTGCCCCATCTCGCCGAGGAGTGCTGGACAGTGCTGGGCCAGCCCGGCCTTGCCGCCGAAGCCGGCTGGCCGGCGGTCGACCCCGCGCTGCTGGCGGACGACACCGTTACGCTGCCGATTCAGATCAACGGCAAGCGGCGCGCCGATATCACCGTTCCCGCCGGGGCCAGTCCCGCCGAGGTCGAAAGTGCCGTTCTTGCGCTCGATGCCGTGGTCAAGGCACTCGACGGGCGCGCCCCGAAGCGTATCATCGTGGTGCCGCAGAGGATCGTGAATGTCGTCGTTTGA
- the arfB gene encoding alternative ribosome rescue aminoacyl-tRNA hydrolase ArfB codes for MIPVTPRLWLDENEIEESFVRASGPGGQNVNKVSSAVRLRFDVRNSQTLPAGVKERLERLAGRRLTNDGVIVIVAQRHRTQERNREDALERLVELVREAAVVPVTRRPTRPTLGSKLRRLEGKAQRSGIKAMRRDKPSGGGDD; via the coding sequence ATGATACCGGTCACGCCCCGCCTCTGGCTCGACGAGAACGAGATCGAGGAGAGCTTCGTGCGCGCCTCGGGACCAGGCGGGCAGAACGTCAACAAGGTGTCGAGCGCGGTCAGGCTGCGTTTCGACGTGCGCAACTCGCAGACCCTGCCGGCCGGCGTGAAGGAGCGGCTCGAACGCCTCGCCGGCCGCCGCCTCACCAATGACGGCGTGATCGTGATCGTCGCCCAGCGCCACCGCACCCAGGAGCGCAACCGCGAGGACGCGCTGGAGCGGCTGGTCGAACTGGTGCGCGAGGCGGCCGTTGTTCCCGTCACCCGGCGCCCGACACGGCCCACGCTCGGCTCCAAGCTGCGCCGGCTGGAGGGCAAGGCCCAGCGTTCGGGAATCAAGGCGATGCGACGGGACAAGCCGTCCGGCGGAGGCGACGACTGA
- a CDS encoding DUF1674 domain-containing protein — protein MDTTDKAAPTPPADSSASPRRALSPAAERALREAAARRAASAPVEGPREIDGRDGPEPVRYGDWEVKGIASDF, from the coding sequence ATGGACACGACCGACAAAGCCGCCCCGACGCCTCCTGCCGATTCCAGCGCGTCCCCGCGCCGCGCCCTGTCGCCCGCCGCCGAGCGCGCGCTGCGCGAGGCCGCGGCACGCCGTGCGGCCAGCGCTCCGGTCGAGGGGCCGCGGGAAATCGATGGCCGCGACGGGCCCGAGCCGGTGCGCTATGGCGACTGGGAAGTGAAGGGCATCGCCTCGGACTTCTGA
- the holA gene encoding DNA polymerase III subunit delta has translation MVAVRPADVESTLSRIDPLRPVVLLFGPDTGLVRERAANYLARAAKGTDDPFGLVRLDGDEIAGDPGRLADEAGTVALFGGRRVVSVRAGSRNIVPAVEALLAAPVEDAVIVIEAGDLKRGAGLRALCESSPRAVAIACYADGERDLARLVDTMTTEAGIAIDRDARAELMGLLGGDRLASRGEISKLLLYAMGEPRITAEQVRAIVGDASSLAIDEVADAALAGQSAEMSGAFGKAIHEGMRADVLLGAVCRTVQNLHMMRIGIESGGSVERAIDGARPAIHFRRKPLIEKALRSWTAERLKTALLTLDDALLAARRNAALAPAIAERVLLQIAGLARRG, from the coding sequence ATGGTTGCCGTCCGGCCGGCCGACGTCGAATCGACGCTCTCGCGAATCGATCCGCTTCGCCCGGTCGTCCTGCTGTTCGGTCCCGACACCGGGCTGGTGCGTGAGCGCGCCGCCAATTATCTCGCCCGCGCCGCAAAGGGCACCGACGATCCGTTCGGCCTTGTCCGCCTGGATGGCGACGAGATCGCCGGCGACCCCGGCCGCCTGGCCGACGAGGCCGGCACCGTCGCCCTGTTCGGCGGACGGCGCGTGGTATCGGTGCGCGCCGGCAGCCGCAACATCGTCCCCGCCGTCGAGGCGCTGCTCGCCGCCCCTGTGGAAGACGCCGTCATCGTCATTGAAGCCGGCGATCTCAAGCGCGGCGCCGGCCTGCGTGCCTTGTGCGAATCCTCCCCCCGCGCCGTGGCCATCGCCTGCTACGCCGACGGCGAGCGCGACCTCGCCCGACTGGTGGACACGATGACCACCGAGGCCGGCATCGCCATCGATCGCGACGCGCGGGCGGAACTGATGGGGCTGCTTGGCGGCGACCGTCTGGCCTCGCGCGGCGAGATTTCCAAGCTCCTGCTTTACGCCATGGGCGAGCCCCGCATCACCGCCGAACAGGTGCGCGCCATTGTCGGAGACGCGTCGAGCCTGGCCATCGACGAAGTGGCCGACGCCGCCCTCGCCGGCCAGTCGGCGGAAATGTCGGGGGCCTTTGGCAAGGCCATTCACGAGGGCATGCGCGCGGATGTGCTGCTCGGCGCGGTCTGCCGCACCGTGCAGAACCTGCACATGATGCGCATCGGCATCGAGTCCGGCGGCAGTGTCGAGCGGGCCATCGATGGCGCCCGGCCGGCCATTCATTTTCGGCGCAAGCCATTGATTGAAAAGGCGTTACGGAGCTGGACCGCCGAGCGCCTGAAAACCGCTCTGCTCACGCTCGACGACGCGCTCCTCGCCGCCCGGCGCAATGCGGCACTCGCCCCCGCCATCGCCGAGCGCGTCCTGCTCCAGATTGCCGGCCTCGCGCGCCGGGGCTGA
- the htpX gene encoding zinc metalloprotease HtpX, protein MNYFRTAILLAGMTALFMGVGFLLGGQSGMMIALLFAAGMNVFSYWNSDRMVLSMYGAREVDASSAPEFYAMIEQLAARAQLPMPRVYLIDNPQPNAFATGRNPQNAAVAATTGLINALSREEVAGVMAHELAHIKHYDTLTMTITATLAGAISMLANFAMFFGGNRNNNNGFGIIGTLAMMVLAPLAAMVVQMAISRSREYVADRTGAEICGQPMWLASALAKIANAAHQVPNMPAEHNPATAHMFIINPLSGQRMDSLFSTHPATENRIAALQELARQMGQSSANGGGWPAPRAGGSARGADPWGRSEAPARQPAQAPARGPWDGRGGSQPPRRGPWG, encoded by the coding sequence ATGAACTACTTTCGCACGGCGATCCTGCTCGCGGGCATGACCGCGCTGTTCATGGGTGTCGGTTTCCTGCTTGGCGGGCAGAGCGGCATGATGATCGCGCTGCTGTTTGCCGCCGGCATGAACGTGTTCAGCTACTGGAATTCGGACCGCATGGTGCTGTCGATGTACGGCGCGCGTGAGGTCGACGCATCCAGCGCGCCGGAATTCTACGCCATGATCGAGCAACTCGCGGCGCGGGCGCAGCTGCCGATGCCGCGGGTCTATCTCATCGACAATCCCCAGCCCAACGCCTTCGCCACCGGCCGCAATCCGCAGAACGCGGCGGTGGCGGCCACCACCGGGCTGATCAATGCGCTGTCGCGCGAGGAAGTGGCGGGCGTGATGGCGCATGAGCTGGCGCACATCAAGCATTACGACACGCTCACCATGACCATCACGGCGACGCTGGCCGGCGCGATCTCGATGCTGGCGAACTTCGCCATGTTCTTCGGTGGCAACCGCAACAACAATAACGGGTTCGGCATAATCGGCACCCTTGCCATGATGGTGCTGGCGCCGCTCGCGGCGATGGTGGTGCAGATGGCGATCTCGCGCTCGCGCGAATATGTGGCGGACCGCACCGGGGCCGAAATCTGCGGCCAGCCGATGTGGCTGGCGTCGGCGCTGGCGAAGATCGCCAATGCGGCGCACCAGGTTCCCAACATGCCCGCCGAGCACAACCCGGCGACGGCGCACATGTTCATCATCAACCCGCTGTCGGGCCAGCGGATGGACAGCTTGTTCTCGACCCACCCGGCCACCGAGAACCGGATTGCCGCGTTGCAGGAACTGGCGCGGCAGATGGGGCAGTCCTCGGCGAATGGCGGGGGATGGCCGGCGCCCCGCGCCGGTGGCTCCGCACGCGGCGCCGACCCCTGGGGACGGTCCGAAGCCCCGGCGCGCCAGCCCGCGCAGGCGCCCGCGCGAGGGCCCTGGGACGGGCGCGGCGGATCGCAGCCTCCGCGCCGGGGGCCGTGGGGCTGA
- a CDS encoding sensor domain-containing diguanylate cyclase: MKRHAQVRQGARTVSLRVRLGVLAAIVMTLVIAERTYSIVRLERDNVAAAERHVFELTERGVGHYENGLTAVRTMLVTLASDTRMTTEDAFSIPRDANVPASTPDPGLTPAAPELCDRLHHVLEVTPVAASLAVIAGNGIVRCGTAPNAAGLDVSNRDHFKIAMRGIPTIETVSRSLVTGAPSIYADHPLVGPSGRIIGVLVARVDIEELFPRGLVDELGLGAEMMIIDPSGAVMINYPDDPALIGQNLHQEDFVARAMSRTSGTVTANGTDGVRRIYAFSRLPGGNMHLIVGVDERTILAPIERATFQAGLTLLLASLLIVIGLWIAGERLIVTPVKTLADRLVRFGRGEDVQSDRSPALVVEMQPLAIAFESMAEELMRRESALRSANRRLSSLASLDPLTGIANRRSFDAVAALQWGTAPQLALAILDIDHFKRFNDRYGHQEGDHCLQSLAQALAATVRGTDIVARIGGEEFAVLMPGAPLGAAADVAERLRKAVERAAIAHSGAPEGIVTVSIGCASCRPSPQLTLSDLFVAADRALYAAKHAGRNTVRCTVNVQPQDETTPIIAAPEEIRKQGQG, from the coding sequence GTGAAACGGCACGCCCAGGTAAGGCAGGGCGCGCGCACTGTCAGTCTTCGCGTGCGGCTGGGCGTACTGGCCGCCATCGTGATGACGTTGGTCATCGCCGAACGCACCTACAGCATCGTCCGGCTGGAGCGGGACAACGTCGCGGCGGCGGAACGGCATGTGTTCGAACTGACCGAGCGCGGGGTCGGCCACTACGAGAATGGGCTGACCGCCGTCCGCACGATGCTAGTCACTCTCGCCTCCGACACCCGCATGACGACGGAGGATGCCTTCAGCATCCCGCGCGACGCCAATGTCCCCGCTTCCACGCCCGATCCGGGCCTGACGCCAGCGGCGCCCGAGCTCTGCGACCGGCTGCACCATGTGCTGGAAGTGACGCCGGTGGCGGCGTCGCTCGCGGTCATCGCCGGCAATGGCATCGTGCGCTGTGGAACCGCGCCGAATGCCGCCGGCCTCGATGTCTCCAACCGCGACCACTTCAAGATCGCGATGCGCGGCATCCCCACGATAGAAACCGTCTCACGGTCCCTGGTGACGGGCGCACCCAGCATCTATGCCGACCATCCGCTGGTCGGCCCCAGCGGCCGCATCATCGGCGTGCTGGTGGCGCGCGTCGATATCGAGGAGCTGTTTCCGCGCGGCCTCGTCGACGAGCTCGGCCTCGGTGCGGAGATGATGATCATCGATCCGTCGGGCGCGGTCATGATCAACTACCCCGATGATCCCGCTCTGATCGGCCAGAATCTGCACCAGGAAGACTTCGTGGCCCGGGCCATGAGCCGGACCAGCGGTACGGTCACCGCCAACGGCACCGATGGCGTGCGGCGCATCTATGCCTTCAGCCGCCTGCCCGGTGGCAATATGCATCTCATCGTCGGGGTGGATGAACGCACCATCCTGGCGCCAATCGAGCGCGCCACCTTTCAGGCCGGACTGACCCTGCTTCTGGCCAGCCTCCTCATCGTCATCGGTCTCTGGATCGCCGGCGAACGGCTCATCGTCACGCCGGTGAAGACACTCGCCGACCGGCTGGTGCGTTTCGGGCGCGGCGAGGATGTCCAGTCCGACAGGTCGCCGGCCCTTGTCGTCGAAATGCAGCCGCTCGCCATCGCGTTCGAATCGATGGCGGAAGAACTCATGCGCCGCGAGTCGGCCTTGCGAAGCGCCAACAGGCGCCTCAGTTCCCTCGCCAGCCTCGATCCGCTGACCGGCATCGCCAACCGCCGCAGCTTCGACGCCGTGGCGGCGCTGCAATGGGGCACCGCCCCCCAGCTCGCCCTGGCCATCCTGGACATCGACCATTTCAAGAGGTTCAACGACCGCTACGGCCACCAGGAAGGCGACCACTGCCTCCAGAGCCTGGCGCAGGCGCTCGCCGCCACCGTGCGCGGCACCGACATCGTGGCCCGCATCGGCGGCGAGGAATTCGCGGTGCTCATGCCCGGCGCGCCGCTCGGCGCGGCGGCGGATGTCGCGGAACGGCTGCGAAAAGCCGTGGAACGGGCCGCCATTGCCCACAGCGGCGCGCCCGAGGGCATCGTCACCGTCAGCATCGGCTGCGCGTCCTGCCGACCCTCTCCCCAGCTTACCCTGTCGGACCTGTTCGTCGCCGCCGACCGGGCGCTTTATGCCGCCAAGCACGCCGGGCGAAACACGGTGCGCTGCACGGTGAACGTCCAGCCCCAGGACGAGACGACGCCCATCATCGCGGCTCCGGAAGAGATCCGAAAGCAAGGGCAAGGTTGA
- the lptE gene encoding LPS assembly lipoprotein LptE, whose protein sequence is MSSFEPPHRIHRQSSRRRLLGLAAVGLLALSTAGCFQPMYAQKNPVSGATMQEQLENIQVVFVGGRLGNEVRNDLIFALTGGAGNPTAAAYRLELTVNTSTTASIVDSVSGLPEVELVSVDVSWRLFDAADPKKQLIGASAFGKASIDSGYQRFARERAIRDAQNRASQVAADSIKGQLASFFALAPEVAASVTTPAPAAPAPKS, encoded by the coding sequence ATGTCGTCGTTTGAGCCGCCCCACCGGATACACCGCCAGTCCTCCCGCCGCCGCCTGCTGGGTCTGGCAGCGGTGGGACTTCTCGCGCTTTCGACCGCGGGCTGCTTTCAGCCCATGTACGCGCAGAAGAACCCTGTTTCGGGCGCCACGATGCAGGAGCAGCTGGAGAACATCCAGGTCGTGTTCGTCGGTGGCCGCCTCGGCAACGAAGTGCGCAACGATCTGATCTTCGCCTTGACCGGTGGCGCGGGAAATCCGACGGCGGCGGCGTATCGGCTGGAACTGACGGTGAACACCAGCACGACCGCGTCCATCGTCGATTCGGTCTCCGGCCTGCCCGAGGTCGAGCTTGTCTCGGTCGACGTGTCCTGGCGCCTGTTCGATGCCGCCGATCCGAAGAAGCAGCTTATCGGCGCCAGCGCCTTCGGAAAGGCCTCGATCGACAGCGGCTATCAGCGTTTCGCCCGCGAGCGCGCCATTCGCGACGCGCAGAACCGTGCCTCGCAGGTCGCGGCCGACAGCATCAAGGGCCAGCTCGCCTCCTTCTTCGCGCTCGCCCCGGAAGTTGCCGCCTCCGTCACAACTCCCGCTCCCGCCGCCCCCGCTCCCAAGAGCTGA
- a CDS encoding L,D-transpeptidase family protein, whose product MKKKTLRDSGRTKSPAKRITRLSRLRVVALPGRPTQGIVLAGGLRLPVALGRAGIRHDKREGDGATPAGTWHPRALRFRADHGGRPATALPARRTRPEDGWCDDPADGRYNQPVRLPFAPSHEEMWRADGLYDLVIVLDHNARPRRARRGSAVFLHLAREGATAGQGFVPTAGCIAFRRADLRRLLPRLSTHTRIVVG is encoded by the coding sequence GTGAAGAAGAAGACCCTTCGCGATTCAGGGCGGACGAAATCCCCCGCGAAACGCATCACACGGCTCTCCCGTCTCCGTGTCGTCGCCCTTCCGGGCCGGCCGACGCAAGGCATTGTCCTCGCGGGAGGTCTCCGCTTACCAGTCGCGCTCGGGCGGGCGGGAATCAGGCACGACAAACGCGAAGGCGACGGCGCCACGCCGGCGGGAACCTGGCATCCGCGCGCGCTTCGCTTCCGTGCCGACCATGGCGGGCGCCCCGCAACCGCCCTGCCGGCGCGGCGCACCCGTCCCGAGGATGGCTGGTGCGATGATCCGGCGGACGGGCGCTACAATCAGCCGGTGCGCCTGCCCTTCGCCCCGTCGCATGAAGAAATGTGGCGGGCGGACGGGCTGTACGACCTCGTCATCGTGCTCGATCACAATGCCCGGCCCCGGCGGGCGCGGCGTGGCTCGGCGGTGTTCTTGCATCTGGCGCGCGAGGGCGCCACGGCGGGACAGGGCTTCGTGCCCACGGCCGGGTGCATCGCCTTCCGCCGCGCGGATCTCAGGCGTCTGCTGCCGCGCCTCTCGACGCATACCCGGATCGTGGTCGGCTAG
- a CDS encoding cyclic nucleotide-binding domain-containing protein encodes MSIEDDIALLDRVPLLRLLGKDVLRVIAISAETRPLNEGEILFREGQFAEAGYVVVRGRLGLTREDPALARRPGQSAEAGPGSLLGEMALITETKRPATATALEPSAIMRIPRVIFLRTIEGYPDAAIRIGRELSERLSDTLGELDGVRVKIEALDSPSSRR; translated from the coding sequence ATGTCCATTGAGGACGATATCGCGCTGCTGGACCGGGTGCCGCTGCTTCGGCTGCTTGGAAAGGATGTGCTGCGGGTCATCGCCATCAGTGCAGAGACACGGCCGCTGAACGAGGGCGAGATCCTGTTCCGCGAGGGGCAGTTCGCCGAGGCGGGTTATGTGGTCGTCAGGGGCCGGCTGGGCCTCACCCGCGAAGACCCGGCGCTGGCCCGCCGGCCCGGGCAGAGTGCCGAGGCGGGACCCGGCTCGCTGCTGGGCGAAATGGCCCTCATCACCGAGACCAAGCGTCCGGCGACGGCGACGGCGCTGGAGCCCTCCGCCATCATGCGCATTCCCCGCGTCATCTTCCTGCGCACCATTGAGGGCTACCCCGACGCGGCGATACGGATCGGCCGCGAGCTGAGCGAGAGGCTGTCCGACACGCTGGGCGAACTCGACGGAGTGCGGGTGAAGATCGAAGCGCTCGACAGCCCGTCCTCGCGTCGCTAG
- a CDS encoding YggS family pyridoxal phosphate-dependent enzyme, with product MITENGEAMTHRLAQVRERIAQACLDCGRTPGEVRLIAVSKTFDAPHITPVIEAGQRLFGENRVQEAKAKWPELRAGRPDIELHLIGPLQTNKVREALALFDVIHTLDRPSLAAALAKELPRLEGQPAPRLLVQVNTGEEPQKAGVAPQEVDAFIATCREQHGLVLEGLMCIPPADEPAAPHFALLAKIAARNGLSALSMGMSGDFETAIALGATYVRVGSAIFGGR from the coding sequence ATGATAACAGAGAATGGCGAGGCGATGACCCATCGTCTTGCACAGGTTCGCGAGCGCATCGCGCAAGCCTGCCTCGATTGCGGGCGAACGCCCGGCGAGGTGCGCCTGATCGCTGTCTCCAAGACCTTCGATGCGCCCCACATCACACCGGTGATCGAGGCTGGCCAGCGGCTTTTCGGCGAGAACCGTGTGCAGGAAGCCAAAGCCAAATGGCCGGAACTGAGGGCCGGCCGGCCCGACATCGAGCTGCATCTGATTGGGCCGCTGCAGACCAACAAGGTGCGCGAGGCGCTGGCGCTGTTCGACGTCATTCACACCCTCGACCGGCCCTCCCTCGCCGCCGCCCTCGCCAAGGAGCTGCCCCGGCTGGAGGGGCAGCCCGCGCCGCGGCTTCTGGTGCAGGTGAACACGGGCGAGGAGCCGCAGAAGGCAGGCGTCGCGCCGCAGGAGGTCGATGCATTCATCGCCACCTGCCGCGAGCAGCATGGTCTCGTCCTCGAGGGGCTCATGTGCATTCCCCCGGCCGACGAGCCGGCGGCCCCGCATTTCGCGCTGCTGGCCAAGATCGCCGCCCGTAACGGGCTCTCCGCGCTTTCCATGGGCATGAGCGGCGATTTCGAGACCGCGATCGCCCTTGGCGCGACCTATGTGCGTGTCGGCAGCGCGATCTTCGGCGGGCGCTGA
- a CDS encoding response regulator transcription factor, producing the protein MANAQRVLVVDDDNELRDALVEQLSLYDEFEVVAVDSAQAAMGVVEESRIDLVLMDVGLPDLDGREAVRRMREHGFKAPVIMLTGHDTDSDTIMGLEAGANDYVVKPFRFAVLLARIRAQMRSHEASEDAVFTIGPYTFRPGAKMLVTDRNSKIRLTEKETAILRYLYRAGKKPVAREILLQEVWGYNSGVTTHTLETHIYRLRQKIEKDPSHPNLLATEAGGYKLLP; encoded by the coding sequence ATGGCGAATGCACAGCGGGTCCTGGTAGTCGACGACGATAATGAGCTGCGCGACGCGCTGGTCGAACAGCTCTCGCTCTACGACGAGTTCGAGGTCGTGGCGGTTGATTCGGCGCAGGCCGCGATGGGCGTGGTCGAGGAGAGCCGGATCGATCTGGTGCTGATGGACGTCGGCCTGCCGGATCTGGACGGGCGTGAAGCGGTGCGGCGCATGCGCGAGCACGGCTTCAAGGCGCCGGTCATCATGCTCACCGGCCATGACACCGACAGCGACACCATCATGGGGCTGGAGGCGGGGGCCAACGACTATGTCGTGAAGCCGTTCCGGTTCGCGGTGCTGCTGGCGAGGATCCGTGCCCAGATGCGCTCCCACGAGGCGAGCGAGGACGCGGTCTTCACCATCGGACCCTACACGTTCCGGCCCGGCGCCAAGATGCTGGTGACCGATCGCAATTCCAAGATCCGGCTGACGGAGAAGGAAACCGCCATCCTGCGTTACCTTTACCGGGCCGGAAAGAAGCCCGTGGCGCGGGAGATTCTTCTTCAGGAGGTGTGGGGCTATAATTCCGGGGTGACGACGCACACGCTGGAAACCCACATCTACCGCCTGCGGCAGAAGATCGAGAAGGATCCCTCGCATCCGAACCTGCTGGCCACCGAAGCCGGTGGCTACAAACTGCTTCCCTGA